The Xanthomonas sontii genomic sequence CGCCGGTCTGCAGCGTGACCGTGAGCCGCGATGGCGAACGTTCCGGAAACAGCGATTCGAGTTCCGGGTCAGGCCGCACGACGACGGTATGTGCGAGCCGCACGATCCTGGGGTCGCTCAACATCGGCTGCTTCAACGGAAGCAGCGCGCTCTCGCCACCCATCGCCGCAGCCGCGAGACAGAACGGGACGCTGTACTGCGCATCGGTGAGCGAGATGGGCTCGGGCCGGTTCGCGAGGTTGAACGTGGCCCGGTAGGTCGCGACCTCCATGCCGTCGATGTCCTCGACGGAGAAGCCATGTTCGCGCTGCAACAGGAGCAGCGCATCGAGAGCTCCATGGATGTGGCGGCAGCAGCCGAAAGGTTTGAAGTAGGTGCCTTCGATCAGTGGTGCCGGGCCGAAGTCGGCCAACGCCACATCCGCGTCGAACAGCGTCGGGATGTCGAATATGTCGGTGGGGCCGGTCGCTCCGGCCGCAGCCATCTCCAGCGCCGCCAGCCCCGCGAGGCATCCGTACGGGATGCCCTCTTTCACGTCGGAACCGGCAAGGCCCGCAAGGGCCGGCAGCGCGGGCGAGGCCTGCGCGCCGATGGCGAGTGCGTGGGCCAGACATTCCAGCGACGTGCCCTGCAGGTACCCGAGCGTCGCGATGACGCCATATGCCGACCATGCGCCGGAGGGGGCGTACGACAGCCGCGACATGGCGACGCGCAGCGCGACCTCGTAGCCCGCGACGACCGCGCCGAGGACCTCGTCGGCAGAAAGGGACGGCCGCAACGTGAGCATCGCCAAGGCGGCCGGAATGACTGCGGCACCCGGATGGCCACGGGCGCGCCGGTAGCCGTCGTCTAGGTCCAGCGCGGCGGTGGCCGCGCTGTTGGCCAGCAGCGCGGCGCCCATTGCTCCACTGCCACCCGAGAACCAGATAGGCACCGCGCCACGCCCGAGCAGGCGTTTGGCGCCGTCGCAGGTGGCGACCACACCGGGGACATCCATGGCAGCGCCGGCAGACCCCAGCGCGTCCAGCACGCAATTCAACGCGACCTCTCGGGTCGCAGGCAGCAGTTGCCGATCCCGTGCGTTGACGATGAATGAAGCCAGCGCATGCGCAGCGCCGCCGGCCGATCC encodes the following:
- a CDS encoding MmgE/PrpD family protein: MPESYMFRRTEAPDGSAGGAAHALASFIVNARDRQLLPATREVALNCVLDALGSAGAAMDVPGVVATCDGAKRLLGRGAVPIWFSGGSGAMGAALLANSAATAALDLDDGYRRARGHPGAAVIPAALAMLTLRPSLSADEVLGAVVAGYEVALRVAMSRLSYAPSGAWSAYGVIATLGYLQGTSLECLAHALAIGAQASPALPALAGLAGSDVKEGIPYGCLAGLAALEMAAAGATGPTDIFDIPTLFDADVALADFGPAPLIEGTYFKPFGCCRHIHGALDALLLLQREHGFSVEDIDGMEVATYRATFNLANRPEPISLTDAQYSVPFCLAAAAMGGESALLPLKQPMLSDPRIVRLAHTVVVRPDPELESLFPERSPSRLTVTLQTGERLVSPVVDPRGDPARPMHRPELVAKFRQVTAHTLGPQQEEVLQGTQQFEQGETAPLVRALGLDWTK